A single region of the Streptomyces sp. NBC_01262 genome encodes:
- a CDS encoding C40 family peptidase — translation MASHRRPKPASRTRVTVLTATAAAAVAISSQAAQAAPAKQTLKSVKAQVTAIYDETEKVTEKLDGAKEKQEKLQKQVSEIQDEVAREQGELNGLQDQLGALASAQYRSGGIDESVQLLLSADPDDYLDKASTLDQLSSKQADALEQIAAKKRSLDQQKAEAATKLQELDDTRAELAKNKKEIQAKLAKATKLLNSLTAAQRASIAASNASAASRAASRVDLGDDTAATARAAEALAAGKTKIGSPYVYGASGPNSFDCSGFTSWAYAQAGVSIPRTSESQASAGTRIYSQSQLKPGDLVIFYSDYHHVGLYAGNGMVLHAPRTGESVKYESIGDMPFQFGVRI, via the coding sequence GTGGCGTCCCACCGTCGTCCCAAGCCGGCCAGTCGCACACGGGTCACCGTGCTCACCGCGACCGCCGCCGCAGCCGTCGCCATCTCGTCCCAGGCCGCGCAGGCAGCCCCGGCCAAGCAGACGCTGAAGTCCGTCAAGGCGCAGGTCACCGCGATCTACGACGAGACCGAGAAGGTCACCGAGAAGCTCGACGGCGCCAAGGAGAAGCAGGAGAAGCTGCAGAAGCAGGTCTCCGAGATCCAGGACGAAGTGGCCCGTGAGCAGGGCGAACTGAACGGCCTCCAGGATCAGCTCGGTGCGCTCGCCAGCGCTCAGTACCGCAGTGGCGGCATCGACGAGTCCGTACAGCTCCTGCTGTCCGCGGACCCGGACGACTACCTGGACAAGGCCTCCACGCTCGACCAGCTCAGCAGCAAGCAGGCCGACGCGCTGGAGCAGATCGCGGCCAAGAAGCGCTCCCTGGACCAGCAGAAGGCGGAAGCCGCCACCAAGCTGCAGGAGCTGGACGACACCCGCGCCGAGCTCGCCAAGAACAAGAAGGAAATCCAGGCCAAGCTCGCCAAGGCCACGAAGCTCCTCAACAGCCTCACCGCCGCGCAGCGGGCCTCCATCGCCGCCTCGAACGCCAGCGCCGCGAGCCGCGCCGCCAGCCGGGTCGACCTCGGTGACGACACCGCCGCCACCGCGCGGGCCGCCGAGGCCCTCGCGGCGGGCAAGACGAAGATCGGCTCGCCGTACGTCTACGGCGCCTCCGGCCCGAACTCCTTCGACTGCTCCGGCTTCACCTCCTGGGCGTACGCCCAGGCCGGTGTCTCCATACCCCGGACCTCGGAGTCCCAGGCCAGCGCGGGCACGCGGATCTACTCGCAGAGCCAGCTCAAGCCCGGTGACCTGGTCATCTTCTACAGCGACTACCACCACGTCGGCCTGTACGCGGGCAACGGCATGGTGCTGCACGCGCCCCGCACCGGCGAGAGCGTCAAGTACGAGTCGATCGGCGACATGCCGTTCCAGTTCGGCGTCCGGATCTGA